One genomic segment of Mycoplasmopsis agalactiae PG2 includes these proteins:
- a CDS encoding MAG6790 family protein, with translation MYKYKAKLIVNQEIIATANSLEDIEAAVLGYRRKQKVGEHTSGNEKVEIIHVERDSLKGKHKSKEVVLKVI, from the coding sequence ATGTACAAGTATAAAGCTAAATTAATTGTCAACCAAGAGATTATTGCAACTGCAAATAGTTTGGAAGATATTGAAGCTGCTGTACTAGGATATCGTCGTAAGCAAAAAGTAGGCGAACATACTAGCGGTAACGAAAAAGTAGAGATTATTCATGTTGAAAGAGATTCTCTAAAAGGCAAACATAAATCTAAGGAAGTTGTATTAAAAGTTATTTAA
- a CDS encoding DUF402 domain-containing protein, producing MIAEQNKGKRISFPVEGSIIDVQAYKYDGTLYRQWNGVKVLRNTSKHYVLLMYKTRVSEQNNHNWVYRGYVLWFLPKRSMYNALILLKPSKKQNYSYINVASYPIYEDNTIKFIDFDLDIKAYPSNTVSIVDSEEFKENSRRYKYPDKLKQLVWDGTQEVMQHYERQGYFFNDEIINYYIDLGIKDCSIAKKFRASKNKKRSKKKSE from the coding sequence ATGATTGCCGAACAGAACAAAGGCAAGAGAATTTCTTTCCCTGTTGAAGGATCAATTATAGATGTACAAGCCTATAAATATGATGGCACACTATATAGACAATGAAATGGTGTTAAAGTTCTTAGAAATACCAGTAAACACTATGTACTTTTAATGTATAAAACAAGAGTTAGTGAACAAAATAATCATAATTGAGTCTACAGAGGCTATGTCTTATGATTTTTACCTAAACGTTCAATGTATAATGCTCTCATTCTTTTAAAGCCAAGCAAAAAGCAAAATTATTCATATATTAATGTTGCTTCATATCCTATTTACGAAGATAATACAATAAAGTTTATTGACTTTGACCTAGATATAAAAGCTTATCCATCAAACACTGTCTCTATTGTGGATAGCGAAGAGTTTAAAGAAAACTCACGGCGTTATAAATATCCAGATAAGCTTAAACAATTAGTTTGAGACGGCACGCAAGAAGTTATGCAACATTACGAAAGACAGGGCTACTTTTTTAATGATGAAATAATTAACTATTACATCGATTTAGGCATTAAAGATTGTTCCATTGCAAAGAAATTCAGAGCCTCAAAAAACAAAAAAAGATCAAAGAAAAAAAGCGAATAA